GAAAAATCCAGAGCTGCCACGGCCACTCTGGCCTCAGAAAACCCTCCCTTCTCCATCTCATCACCTACAAACAGTGAACAAAGGCAAGCTTAGGACGCATTTCATCAAACTGGTGATCAAGCTGGGCCTCTACAGAAGCAGCTGTGTTGCTCAGCACGATATCTGGACTATAGCCAGGTCTCCATAGGAACTAGGAGAAGGTTGCTGGTTTTTGTGACCTTATAAACCAGTCCGGCACCAGCTCACAGGCTGGATAGTGCACTTGGTCTCGGCAAAGGCACCTTTTAAGAAAGTTTGATCTGTTTTTAAGTAGCTCTCTCTGTGGGATAGTGTTGTCCTTTGCAGTGGATTTAAAACATGGCTATTAATTAGTTAGCCAACACAGATGAATTAAATGAGAAGCATCAGAATACTGTGATAACGGTTAATGCACACTTTCCTGTAAGCCTTTTCCACTAGAACCTGACATAACAGTCCTTGTAACAACTGTAAACTGAGTACTGTGCGATAGTAGTAACAGGGAAATAGTTTTATTaagttaattttaatttcatgtaAATGAAAAACCCTTTAGTACTAGATTGGAGCTAGAAGACAAGTCATCTGAGATGGTTTATTGCCCTCTGGTGGAAACAAAGTTAAACTGCATACTGTAAGTCTCAGTTGATACACAGCATGAAGTTATTTTGTTGAGATGATGATATCTCATTGGCTTTGCTTTGAAGGAACTGCAGACTCGATCTAACACCACGCTGCTGCTAAGCAGACCTGTTCCTTGCCACTAATGAAACAGCTGTTGTAGGCATCATGGAGTTGATTGACAGCTGTCACATCTTATGCACGTGCACATCTGGAGTGTACTACTGCAGATGCCTGTTTTATTGCAATTCACAACTGAATTTTATAAGACAAACTGTTTTAAATGCTTATTAACCAAAGGCAATTAGTTAAGCATAATTCATCCATGGTGATATAGCAATTTTACAAAGAAAGACTACTTTCTACTCTCTCTGGATATGGTTTTTGaattttaacctcctaagacctgaactctttcatggcatgcatttttaatttctctttactatttgggctgattgggacctgatgaacgtaaaaacaaagaattacctgatttttatttttttacctgatttttgtttttgacaaaaatgagatccacatataaggacatttgttttaaatttcgatagacaGGACATTATactatccacttacgaggacagtataatgtcctcgtaagtggatatcaggcccttgtagagcaaaatttagtattttggtctggacaacccaaaatgtgatgtccacatatgtggacgccaggtcctatgAGGTTAAGGTTGGTGAATAGTGAATGGCATGGAAGATGTTTACATCGCTGCTTCATCTGAGAACAGAAAGGTGTTCAGAGAGATGTTTCCGTCTTTgtaaaattacacaagaactaaaataaaatttccCATCAGCAGCATTTTAAACCCTGAGGTTTAGGGTATCGTCACATATAATCCTGTTTAAAAGAACCTAACTCAGTGATCTTTTCAGTAGGGGGTTTCTAATTAAATGACTGAATATAGATTATTAATATAGTTTATTAAAATCAGTTTAAACTCAACTTCCTCAAGAAGGGTAAACAAAGCAAGATGGTTTGGCAGATTGTTTTTGAGGTGCAGCTCTTTTTCAAAATGGCAATTTCATATTGACCTTGGAGGCTagattaaacttttaatgagaGCTGTCACTAAAAACCCACCCGATGCTATGAATCTTTTATAACTAAATATGAGAAGTTGATTCTGGCCTGgctcattatttttgttatatCAAATCTTTAAAGGGACCTGTTATGCTATGTACcgtctacattggctgtctctcaccctttacccatccctgttgcttgtcatgtgtttctttggtgtattaagagttttttcatgtgctatgtgcagaggtgttttttttctgttctcaaactgatctccctgttggagctcagtctggggggagttatttttttctccttatctttcctcatgtggtgcattttccattgttatacctctctgacctgtcttccccatgtgatgtttttgtgtaatgtatgtatggtcggagggtaagatggcgccgccattgggtgcaataggtcggcaaccttaacatgaaatttcccactcgtgggactaataaaggtatcttaTCTTTCTTAAAAATACTGTTACAATTGTGGATGCTCACAATAGACATAGCCAAAGtgtcaaataatgaggtcaggtTATCTGCAGGTTATGTTCCCCCGACAATCCCCACCAACAGCTGAACCCTCCCACCCCAGTGTTTCCAAtcaatcaataataataataaaaaaaggacCAGTTCTAAATTGTATCTTAACAAAGCTAAACACAAAAGAAGCTTCAGTAAAACTATTATTTCCTCTTCCAAAATCATTCCAAGTCACTTTAGGTTCACTTTATATTGCACACATAGTTGCCAATATCTGACCATCCGTAGCtccacagtttgagaaccaaCAGCTAAAAGAGTAGAatgatatatagatatagatgtAACTTTGCTTCACACAGAATGACGCACACCAGCTCACAGGGGTTATTGTTCAAAGGCTCACTTATAATTTATTAATGTTCTCGCCACACATCCGCAACAATCCTGCATCCACATTCTGAACAGATGACACTAacggaagaaaaataaataaagaaatcacaTCTTGCAACGATGTTTGTGAAATGCAATTCATGGCAATGTGCGAACTGTCAAATCTATATTCATCTTTTCTTGAATACACTGGAATTTGACTGGCCTGTCTGACAAAAATACTCAGGATTTACAGCATCGTCTCGAAGGACTCCAACGTCTGGGAACTAATAATCCTTTCTGATAGCAGCAAATCAATTGATTATCTCACTCCTCAACAATTCTGCAAGATCACAGGGAGTAATAGATTTAAAGTTGTTGCATTTTCATCTTTGGTGGTTAGGCCTTCATTAAAGTACATATTTTCTGCATTAGTGTTTTAGTCATAGGGATCAAATTAGCCTTAAAAAAATACTTCATGTCCAATAACTCTAATTACATTACattgacaaataaaataaaataaaatggaaaaaaaaaatcagcaactTCTCCCAATCTTAAAGATGAACTTCCAGTTATCAATATAGTGTCGTGTAAACCATTGCCACCACAGACCTCAGTAGGGAGCTGGCTAAACAAGTGTTAACACTGCAAGAAATACTGAGACAAGGATTAGTGTTTGATTCTTCAAATTGATGTCAGTTACAGAGCTGGCACTGAACTGGGATCAAATCCAAGTCGGGACAATATCAGAGTGACAGGCTGAAGAGAGGTGGGGGTGGGGTAGGGCTGTGGGTGGGGGCGGGATGGAGTCATTTAATAAACATCGGAGTgcttgtgtttcattgtgtttgtgtgtgcagatgtaagCATATGTGTCACGAGTTCTGTGCCCACTGCTtcagagaaggaaagaaagaaagaaaaaaaaaaaaggatttttgtGAGAAGCACAAGGCTCAGGGGGGGAGGTTATGGCCACAGGGAGAAGAGAGAGCACCAGGCTCTTTTGTTGTTCTCTGCTCTTGGTCGTGTCAGTAGTCCAGCTGTTAGCCACAGGTCAGTGGAGTGAGACACTATGCCAGGGAGCGCTGACGAGGTTTGATTCTAGGATAGAgctacaaagaaaacaacaggaGAAATGATTTATTATTACATATTTAGTCACTGAAATCTTTGATGAATTCTTGTTTTGCAATGGTACATGTAAGTGGCATCTAACTAAAAAGTCAAAGAGTCAATCAGCTCGAGGGtaaattttcatttttgccAAGTTAAACAAACTTAAATTTGGATAACAAAGCTGAaatttgattgaaaaaaaaattgaaagggGGGTGGGAGGAGTGACGTTTACCCCCAGCAGGTTGCGGGGAACATAGCCCTCATTGTCCTCGAGTCGTGCCCACCACCACTCCGTTTCGCTGTCGTCTTGTCGTTGCAGGGTGGTGATGGCGTCCCCCTCACTGAACGACAGCTCGTCCGGATTTTGGGCTTCATAATTCCACAGAGCGTACACCGTCCCCTTGTTCATTACGCCCAGCTTCTCCTGAACACCTGCATGTAAGAGAATCCAAACAAACAGTTAGTATAATTTACAGTTCAGGATACAATCAGGATATTTAAGTATAATCTTACATTTGctacattatttttattacagcCTCAGCAATTGAACTCAAAGGAGTGTGATGTTTCTCACCATATAGAAACTGGGAACACTGGAGGTAGCCCTCTTCCATTTCCTCGCATTTATCCGCAGCAGTCTCCACATCGCTAATGGTGCTAGCAAAGATGGCGGCCCCTGACTCGACCAACAACTTACAGAGATGAACACTGTTGCAGGAGGCTGCACAGTGAAGAGGAGTCCTGTTGAAGTGcacacaaacaggaaatatggATACAACAGGTCACGTAAACCTTCAAATTCTGCGTcatcatcctgttttccttatGAGGACTCACCATCCATCACTGTCAGCAGCATTGACGTTCACTCCAAAATCCAGCAGGAACTTGACTATGTGGTGATGTCCCGCGCACACTGCGTTGTGCAGGGGTGTGATGCCCTCGTCGTTGGGAGTGCTGGGATTCTCCACCTGGAAAAAGGAAGGACCGGGACAAAAAAAGATGAGTGCTTAAACTacattcacatataaaacaaattaaagtcTATAAATAGAATCAGAACACACCTCATAGATGATCCTCTGGACCAGGTCAAATTCTCCCTCCAACGAGGCGTCCAGCAGGAGagccagagggttaaacttcaCTCTGAAGCCATGACCAATGCGGTCagagtttggtttttttaggtTTGTTCGCTTCTCCTGTGATAATAGAGAGGAGGGATGAGCCTTTGAAtcacttttatttctttgaataaaagtctgtgtatgtgtgtctctcaCCAGTGGTTGTGAGACCCCTGTGCCACTCTCTTCTGGAGTGGTGACCTCCGGCACAGGGCTGGGCAGCGCCACTTCGGAGCCTCCCacgttgttgttgctgttgtccTCCGATCCCTCGGCTTCAGCGGGATCCACGTGTCCTTCTTTTGGTGAGGCCACCGGCTCGTTGTCATTAGCATCAGTAGTGGCAGGGGGAGCGTCAGAGCCCGGCTCCTCTTTGCCTGGTGTTGGCGCTAGCGGAGTTTCTGAGAGGAGATTCCCATTGTCTGTATCAGCCAGAGGGTCACCTCCCAGGTATACAGGAGGATTACTTGGTTGATAAAATGGTGTTCCATTACCTGCACCACTCCCACCTCCAGATCCACCAACTCCATTTCCCTCTATGCCTCCTGCAAGAGTGTTAAATCTCTGGTAGAGCAGTTTCTGGATGTTGGGTCCGCTGGGACCCTCTGGTTCTGTGATGGAGCTGCGCTTCTTCAGTGGTCTCGGAGCGTTGGCCAGCTTTTTACGGAGCACTTCGAGGTCAGCGTCGCTTTGGTAGCGCAGCGGGGAATGTACCATTGGCGTCAGCTTGGTTGGGCTGAGTGGCCGTGGTATGTTCTCCAcactgggaggaggtgctgacGGCTCAAGGTGCTGGAAGCTCTCATGATCGTCATATTCTCCGTCTAATGTGTCCTCACCACTGGGTTGGCCTTGGAGCAATGGGAAGGCCCCTCCTGACTGACCAAAAGGCAGAGGCGAGGGAGGCGTCGAGCTGGAGGGGAGAACAGGCTTCCCGTATACTAAGAGAGAGCAGACATGGTAGAGTTAAGGTTGAGGGCATTGATGCCATCATTACTTTCATTATTAATTcactttttcattttgcttATAATAAACAAGAGTTGGCAGTCTGAAATGCCAAAGTTAAAATTGTCTATCATATATCCTCAGAGTTTGCGTCGCCCCTAaaattccttttattttttcacacttGAAAACTTAAAAGAATTTGATTTATATGATATAAGTATATCATCACATTTCAGACTGCAACTAACTAAATATTCTCAATTTCTGGGCAAAAGATTCATAGAAAACTGTCCCAAAATCTCAGTTCTTACCTGCTTTAATAGCAGGCTTTAGTGGCTGGCTCTTTGGCGCCAACTGCTGGAGGTACATGTGATAGATGGAGCTAGAGTTCACGGTAGGTGGGCCCTTTCGGGGAGACTGAGGCCGTGATCCTCTGTCTGGGATGAAGGGACGCACTGCCACAGCTGGCGGAGGATCCAGTCGTTCACTCATTCCAGAAGGAAAGAGCGGTGCATTAGGCTGGAAGGTGGGGCTCGGTGGCACTGAAATACGCTGCTGGATCTGCTGGGAGGACGAGCCTGTGGCGGGGGGCACGCGGGGCCAAGCGGGAGCTGGTGGGTTTGGGAGTGGGCGAGGTGGGGGAGGTGCATCTTTACGGCGCTCCAAAGAGCTGGCTGAGTTTGCGGAGGTGAGGTGGGATCCGTATGGTGGTGGCTGCGGCTTGTTGATGGCTGGGGAGGACACAGCCATTTTGGAGTCTAGCACCTGTGAAGAAGCATACAGGCATTTATCATTAAAACAGCTGTtatatgcagaaaaaaatgacagagtcACTCCTTCCCACTGAATAAAAATCCATCTTCAGCAGCCAATTTTCCGTATGTGCAACTGGTATCATACAGGCCTAGGAGGTTGCCTTGGTTACCCATAATTTGCATGAAACATGCCGACCCATCTCAAAAATGAGCCATTTTGGTCTCcaagctgtatagaaactcaaTAAAGTGCAATGCAGATGAAAAGCAGAGAACATTCGCTTTCAAAGTAAAGGTTGTGCCTTATAACTGAAGCTAACAtgtttcaaaaaatgttttttattttaaagacaaaTGCTCTCCATTTTCGGTTCCATTTCCTTTCAATGAAAAGAGTTTAGAAGGACGTACCTTTTCTGCACTTGGAGCACCGGGGGAGCCTGAGGGAGCACTTTTGCCCTGGGTATCAGTCCCTGAGTCTCTTCTCTCAGGAGGTTTTAGAGTTGCACTGGGCTTGCCTAGAGTAGGCCAACCAGTTTCATTAGCTATGGCATAAACAGGGCACAGTTAGTGGagagcaaaagaaagaaaagatcaCACAAATGACTTGTGCCGTCTTAAATGGCAGCTTTTTCTTATGACTAAGTGCACTGTGTGGAATATTAGTGATGACATTTCAAGACCACTAATAAATATAATGTTGGAAACACATAAAACAACTATACTGTTTTGACCGGTATCAACTGGAGAggtcaggattttttttttagatgccCATCCTATTAACCAGACACAATAAATAAACCAAGAGCTCGCTTTATGTTACATTTATGTCCATCACTGATAACAAATAGACATCGATCCAAGGAGAAGATCTTTCCCATGAGCTCCCCCACTCTCACACATCAGAAGGgagattttctttatttcttttaaaagtacaaactgcatcaaattaaatgtTTCAAGAGGCGCCGCTGATCAATAGGATCAAAATCCCGAGCCTTCACATTAGGTAGAGGAAGGAATTTATGCATATTAGTATGTTGCTGATTTTAGTCACGTAGTGTTTAACTTAGTAACTATTATTGGTAACTACAATGAAAGTTAAGATGATTTGTCTAATAACAGAGAATAATAACTGCAGAAAATgtgaaactaaaaagaaaatatgtaaaattaaaaataaataaataaaaaatagtaaTTTCAAACAGAAAGGACAGcgtgaaaggaaagaaaaagatgacaaaaaacaacagaaataagTGCTGCACACACAGAAATTATAATAACCGTCACAATCTGTCACACAGCAATAATGCTGGTGAGTGATGTGTTAAAGATGTAAATAAGTGCTATCATATATTAGTAGACCAGAGATTTTGACTTGTTATAGTAGGAAAGAACAGGTAGAAGAAACTTTGTCAAAAATCATTCCATCAGCTGTGATTGTAATCCACAAGAGTGTGTAAACATGCATAACGATAAAGCCATTGAACTGGCACACCTAAAACAAATGCACTAGTTTTAATGTTATAAATCACAGCTGTGCTTTTCCTGCTATAACAAACCAAAATgttttacaatgaaaaaaaagtctaaacaGTAACAATAAGGCAACACTATCCAGAGTCTAAAAGGGAAAAATCTGGGTCTGGTTCCTCACAGATTAATAGGAGTGACACTTAAAGAGTGAATCCTATGATATTTTAACATGCACAGGTTAAATTCCTCGTGCATGTAAAGCGTTTGACAGCTAAAAGTGACTCTCACAGCTTAGCTGTTGTGAGAGTTTGGCATGAAGGTTAAGGTGGCTGCAGGCCTGGGAATGAGGTGAAGTTAGAACAAAGCCACGATATTATGGACTGCTTTACATGTTAAACTTACGAGGCACTCAACTCAGCGAACCTTCTCAGAAGTGTATGAGAACACACAGGACCAGCAGCGCTTTGCCATCAGTCATGTGAAGCATGATATCAGCTACAATCAACAGCACCAACTTCGTGCAGCTTATGCTTTTACACAGCACCCCAGTACTTTCAAGTCACTGGCAAATCCACAGAGGAATCTTAATGACCAGTCAGTGATTTATGGATTCAGCCTGAGACAGTTGGAGCAATTTACccatcacagcagtgagtgaTTAGAGTGTAGGTGGCTCATGGTGTGACTGGGGAGAGTTCTTAAATACTCAATTAGTCCACGCAATAAGAAACTCGATTAGATGGAATCAAAATTGTATGATGGATTACAATGCTGTAATatggagggagaaaaaaagaaatctgggGCATGCTGTGGATCCTGTGCTACAATCAAGACAAGGTTCTGAAGGTGCCATCCTTTTGCTTATGCAGCGCTGTGCACTCACGGGACGTGCCGTCAGAGCCAGTGGAGGCTCCAGGGCCCGGGTGTGATTCTGGAAGGGACGGGGGAACCGGGTCCACAACGATGTCTAAATCAGACACTTTCCAAGGGCCGGGAGGCTTTCGCACACCGTCTGCCCCAAGAAGAGTCATCCCCCACCCAACCCCCACACCCAGTGAGACAGACATCACAAAGACAAGACAGGATAGACATGAAAGAGAGACGGAGAGACAAGGAAGGGAAATACAGGTTACACAACACAGGAGAAGAGTGAGGTTAGAGAGGAAGGGAGGAACGAAAAGCAATCACAGAAATCAAGCCCAGGTGGAGAATCAACTGAGATGTCAGGTAGGAAGGAATCAGTTCAGGCAGAGGAAGGAACTTCAGCAGCATGCAGAAAGTGTTCAATGTGTAGCTGGAAATGCTGGATTTATGATCCATCTGAACAGAACCTTGGATGATAGGACAGTATCAGAAACCTCCAAAGTCTGAAATCAGTGATCTCACTTTCAGACATTCATGCCTTCGTTGACCAGCTGGCTCtacaacagcggtccccaaccttttttgtgccacggtccgacaatattttcatggaacggcctttaaggtgtcgcggataaatacaacaaaataaaaccagtaccagtaccaaaagagaagatttattcataacacatggggaaaaaacccagggaaaccaagttgacaataaaaacgattaaaaaaaataattctaaaaaccaataaaaaccctgaaaagcattaatttcacacccaagcctcaactctcaaggcccagtaccaaacgactcacggaccggtccaggggttggggaccgctgttctaTAGGACCTGCACTCTCAGACTACATGTACTAAACTTGtcagtgttttttaaacatttctgcattttgtaaaaaaaaaaaaaaaaaattaaaaattaaaaaaatagaaaatctcCATGTGTAAAATGTTCTGGTTTAAACAAACCTGATTTAGTGCGGCCATGGTTGGCTTGGTTATTAACACCCAGAGTCTGAGGCTTCAGTGGATCTGGTGGTATGGTGTAGCCGCCTTCCTGTCGAGCCGGTACTGGAACCTGGATATATGGCCCGACAGCAGCAACACGACCCAGAGTGCCGGGAGCTGGCTGGGGAGACGGAGGCCCATTGGCTCTATtcagctataaaaaaaaaagagaatgagAAATGTTTGAGATGTCAAAACAGTTGAAAAGCGAAAACTGTATAAAACTTTCACTACTCCAAGGGTTTTACAGCTCCTCTAAGAAGACAAATGAAAACTTTTCTTTGAGTATctataaaaactttaaaacagcatttaaatgtgttattttaaataataaaaaacccCGCAGTCTATAAGCTGATGTCTTACAGAgatagaggggaaaaaaaccccaaaaaactttCAGAAATTTCCCGCCCCCAAAAATATGTAAACAGGAGATGTTAAGGGCTCCTAGTCTTACAGGAAGGTTCTCTTTTTGACGTGCCTCAGCTTTTTTCTTGTAGAGACGCTCCCTCAGCTCACTGATGCGCTTGTCCATAAGCGTCACTTCCATATTGCGCTTGTTCAGAAGCTCCTTCTGTTGCTGCAGCTTGCTGTTTTGCTCCTGATTCAACTTGTTTCGAATCTGATAATGATGAGCGAAGACATAAACAAATGCATAGAAAGACTGGACCAAGACAATCTGCTATGACTGTAAACGTAGCGGAACTTGTAAGAGTATGCACGACATGATGCACTAATTTCAACTCTGCATTACCTGAAGCTCCTGGTACAGTTTGCGGAGCTCCAGCGCTGCAGCACCGGTTACTTGGCCACCCAGGGACGTCTGTATGCCATTCAGCTTTCCTCTCCGCAGGTCCTCTAGCTGCAGGCTAAGCTGCTCCACCCTCAGCACAGCTGCCTGCAActccgcctgcttctcctggaACAGGCTGCTAACCTGCTCGATCTCAGCCGCTGCATttaggagggaaaaaaaaaaaaaagggaaaaagatcTCGATCAGCACCAACAGACAGCTTCtttgttttggggggaaaaatacTCCAAACCATTCATCAAAAATCAAATGCtattttttattaaagaaaCGAAAAGATACTCAAGACCAAGATTTTTCAGAACTCTTATTCACCCAAAGTCAAGAGTTCTAAATATAAAGTATGCACTGATATGAGATATAAATCTTCT
The genomic region above belongs to Pelmatolapia mariae isolate MD_Pm_ZW linkage group LG15, Pm_UMD_F_2, whole genome shotgun sequence and contains:
- the ppp1r13bb gene encoding protein phosphatase 1, regulatory subunit 13Bb isoform X6, which produces MMPMILTVYLSDGEQAVTEVPITPETTCRDVVEFCKEPGESGCHLAEVWRGNERAIPFEHMMYEHMQKWGPRKQEVKFFLRHEDSPTESSDQGSQQSQEQMSRRSGNTGDKHNENGVGSQRVELTLSELQEMATRQQQQIEAQQQMLVAKEQRLRYLKQQERRQQQSVSESEKLQRLKERVESQEAKLKKIRAMRGQVDYSKVINGNLSAEIEQVSSLFQEKQAELQAAVLRVEQLSLQLEDLRRGKLNGIQTSLGGQVTGAAALELRKLYQELQIRNKLNQEQNSKLQQQKELLNKRNMEVTLMDKRISELRERLYKKKAELNRANGPPSPQPAPGTLGRVAAVGPYIQVPVPARQEGGYTIPPDPLKPQTLGVNNQANHGRTKSDGVRKPPGPWKVSDLDIVVDPVPPSLPESHPGPGASTGSDGTSPNETGWPTLGKPSATLKPPERRDSGTDTQGKSAPSGSPGAPSAEKVLDSKMAVSSPAINKPQPPPYGSHLTSANSASSLERRKDAPPPPRPLPNPPAPAWPRVPPATGSSSQQIQQRISVPPSPTFQPNAPLFPSGMSERLDPPPAVAVRPFIPDRGSRPQSPRKGPPTVNSSSIYHMYLQQLAPKSQPLKPAIKAVYGKPVLPSSSTPPSPLPFGQSGGAFPLLQGQPSGEDTLDGEYDDHESFQHLEPSAPPPSVENIPRPLSPTKLTPMVHSPLRYQSDADLEVLRKKLANAPRPLKKRSSITEPEGPSGPNIQKLLYQRFNTLAGGIEGNGVGGSGGGSGAGNGTPFYQPSNPPVYLGGDPLADTDNGNLLSETPLAPTPGKEEPGSDAPPATTDANDNEPVASPKEGHVDPAEAEGSEDNSNNNVGGSEVALPSPVPEVTTPEESGTGVSQPLEKRTNLKKPNSDRIGHGFRVKFNPLALLLDASLEGEFDLVQRIIYEVENPSTPNDEGITPLHNAVCAGHHHIVKFLLDFGVNVNAADSDGWTPLHCAASCNSVHLCKLLVESGAAIFASTISDVETAADKCEEMEEGYLQCSQFLYGVQEKLGVMNKGTVYALWNYEAQNPDELSFSEGDAITTLQRQDDSETEWWWARLEDNEGYVPRNLLGLYPRIKPRQRSLA
- the ppp1r13bb gene encoding protein phosphatase 1, regulatory subunit 13Bb isoform X3, whose product is MKRFVTIVLRGLVSLSKENPIWAKEHHRPPKREIKRKRRAAKRAKSMGRRNLVRVMILTVYLSDGEQAVTEVPITPETTCRDVVEFCKEPGESGCHLAEVWRGNERAIPFEHMMYEHMQKWGPRKQEVKFFLRHEDSPTESSDQGSQQSQEQMSRRSGNTGDKHNENGVGSQRVELTLSELQEMATRQQQQIEAQQQMLVAKEQRLRYLKQQERRQQQSVSESEKLQRLKERVESQEAKLKKIRAMRGQVDYSKVINGNLSAEIEQVSSLFQEKQAELQAAVLRVEQLSLQLEDLRRGKLNGIQTSLGGQVTGAAALELRKLYQELQIRNKLNQEQNSKLQQQKELLNKRNMEVTLMDKRISELRERLYKKKAEARQKENLPLNRANGPPSPQPAPGTLGRVAAVGPYIQVPVPARQEGGYTIPPDPLKPQTLGVNNQANHGRTKSDGVRKPPGPWKVSDLDIVVDPVPPSLPESHPGPGASTGSDGTSPNETGWPTLGKPSATLKPPERRDSGTDTQGKSAPSGSPGAPSAEKVLDSKMAVSSPAINKPQPPPYGSHLTSANSASSLERRKDAPPPPRPLPNPPAPAWPRVPPATGSSSQQIQQRISVPPSPTFQPNAPLFPSGMSERLDPPPAVAVRPFIPDRGSRPQSPRKGPPTVNSSSIYHMYLQQLAPKSQPLKPAIKAVYGKPVLPSSSTPPSPLPFGQSGGAFPLLQGQPSGEDTLDGEYDDHESFQHLEPSAPPPSVENIPRPLSPTKLTPMVHSPLRYQSDADLEVLRKKLANAPRPLKKRSSITEPEGPSGPNIQKLLYQRFNTLAGGIEGNGVGGSGGGSGAETPLAPTPGKEEPGSDAPPATTDANDNEPVASPKEGHVDPAEAEGSEDNSNNNVGGSEVALPSPVPEVTTPEESGTGVSQPLEKRTNLKKPNSDRIGHGFRVKFNPLALLLDASLEGEFDLVQRIIYEVENPSTPNDEGITPLHNAVCAGHHHIVKFLLDFGVNVNAADSDGWTPLHCAASCNSVHLCKLLVESGAAIFASTISDVETAADKCEEMEEGYLQCSQFLYGVQEKLGVMNKGTVYALWNYEAQNPDELSFSEGDAITTLQRQDDSETEWWWARLEDNEGYVPRNLLGLYPRIKPRQRSLA
- the ppp1r13bb gene encoding protein phosphatase 1, regulatory subunit 13Bb isoform X7 gives rise to the protein MMPMILTVYLSDGEQAVTEVPITPETTCRDVVEFCKEPGESGCHLAEVWRGNERAIPFEHMMYEHMQKWGPRKQEVKFFLRHEDSPTESSDQGSQQSQEQMSRRSGNTGDKHNENGVGSQRVELTLSELQEMATRQQQQIEAQQQMLVAKEQRLRYLKQQERRQQQSVSESEKLQRLKERVESQEAKLKKIRAMRGQVDYSKVINGNLSAEIEQVSSLFQEKQAELQAAVLRVEQLSLQLEDLRRGKLNGIQTSLGGQVTGAAALELRKLYQELQIRNKLNQEQNSKLQQQKELLNKRNMEVTLMDKRISELRERLYKKKAEARQKENLPLNRANGPPSPQPAPGTLGRVAAVGPYIQVPVPARQEGGYTIPPDPLKPQTLGVNNQANHGRTKSANETGWPTLGKPSATLKPPERRDSGTDTQGKSAPSGSPGAPSAEKVLDSKMAVSSPAINKPQPPPYGSHLTSANSASSLERRKDAPPPPRPLPNPPAPAWPRVPPATGSSSQQIQQRISVPPSPTFQPNAPLFPSGMSERLDPPPAVAVRPFIPDRGSRPQSPRKGPPTVNSSSIYHMYLQQLAPKSQPLKPAIKAVYGKPVLPSSSTPPSPLPFGQSGGAFPLLQGQPSGEDTLDGEYDDHESFQHLEPSAPPPSVENIPRPLSPTKLTPMVHSPLRYQSDADLEVLRKKLANAPRPLKKRSSITEPEGPSGPNIQKLLYQRFNTLAGGIEGNGVGGSGGGSGAGNGTPFYQPSNPPVYLGGDPLADTDNGNLLSETPLAPTPGKEEPGSDAPPATTDANDNEPVASPKEGHVDPAEAEGSEDNSNNNVGGSEVALPSPVPEVTTPEESGTGVSQPLEKRTNLKKPNSDRIGHGFRVKFNPLALLLDASLEGEFDLVQRIIYEVENPSTPNDEGITPLHNAVCAGHHHIVKFLLDFGVNVNAADSDGWTPLHCAASCNSVHLCKLLVESGAAIFASTISDVETAADKCEEMEEGYLQCSQFLYGVQEKLGVMNKGTVYALWNYEAQNPDELSFSEGDAITTLQRQDDSETEWWWARLEDNEGYVPRNLLGLYPRIKPRQRSLA